The DNA region AACAGAAATCGTGTGATCATTTTAGTCAAAACATTTTTTTGGATACAATGATAGTCTATGATATTTTTAGAGAAAAGTATAAATaggtctttaattttttttatctattgacatgtatatttttaaaaatttaaaaatatatttaagtttttgacttttttaaaatttgaacatATTGATTTATGCGTTTAATTTATCGTATTTTAAAAATTCTCCCACTCGTGCATCCGTATATCAACCAAGTCAATACAACGGAAGTCATGTTTAATTTGTTCATTAAATCTGCCAGACCGACCCAAGTGAACAGAAGAATCAACGTGTCTAGATTTTGAGAATGTCagaaacttaaatgtatttttaaatcgtTGGAGATTTAAATATCCGTAGGATAAAAGGTTAAAGAtcgatttatttttttctcatatttttaaaataaaaaaattggatagtgatctaattttgttcttatttttttatatttttaaaatagtcatctaaatttttttaaaagaaatttgagttaaatacaaattatttcttaaatacaaaaattacatgtttgtcatttataaaaaatataatattttttattatttttattgtatttttaaattatttaaaatttatttattatttacattttttataattatttttgttaataatataatttttttattatttttagtagtttatcTTTATTTATAATGTTAGGTCGTTGAAGTTTAAGATTTTGATGCTTAACTTTTTATAAACTATAAATTATATCAACCATGCAAAGAGTATAATAAAATTAACTACCAATATAAAATCAAACATGCTAGCAAGTAGCCAACTAGAATATCAACCAATTTACTAGTCAGATTgtaaaaacaccaaaaaaaaaaaaagaaaaaacaaaaaagcagtaTCTAATTCATTCCAAAACTCACTTTTACTGTTATACTAAAAAAAGACTCATTTGAATCTTCACCATTTCACTTTCTTCTGTCAcatatttcttttccaagaaaaacacTACTTCTGTTATGCCCAACCTTCACCGCACGTTCCCCTCCCCCCAGTGCGCTGTCTCTGCCGTGCTCTGCACTCCCATGCACTATCCTCCTGTGTGTTGCCCTCCTTGTGTGCATCATCTTGGTCACAGCATCGCCGTCCCCCCAGTGTGCTACCTCCACCGTGCTCTGCACTCCCTCCCGTGCGATGCCCTCTTCGTGTGCATTGTTTGCGTAATCTTGGTCACAGCATCGTCGTCGTCGAACTTTAGCAGTACTATCATTTAGAGCAGGTCGCTATGGTTGTCGTTTGTCGCTGTTCCTCCATTCCTCGTTGTCCATTCGTGTCCGGTATTAGAAAAAGAACGTCcaaaaatgaataaaaagaaacatctCAAACATAACAAAAAGAAATATCCAAAATATCACGATAAAACcatctaaaaactaataaaaaatctaaaattataaaaagaaaatattaaaaaacctaacaaaaaaatatttgaaacctAACAAAAGATAAATATtcaaatcatttaaaaaatatcGAGTAACAAAAAGGAATAtccataattattaaaaaaaaattcgaaacataacaaaaaaaacaTTCGAAATCTAATAAAAGAatccaaaacatcataaaaaatcatctaaaattaattaataaaaaaaaacatttacaattattaaaaaaaaacatccaaaacataaaaaaaaatcatttgaaaCTTAATAAAAGAAGCActcaatatataataaaaaatcatctaaaactaacaaaaaaaagtttccaaaattattgaaaaaagaacaaccaaaatataacaaaaaaatatctaaaatttaacaaaaaaacataaaaaatagttGTAAATATCTTATGAAcctattaaagaggaagaagATTCACAAGCTCAGAATTTTCTTCATGTGAAAGATAATTCATAGACATATCGCGTATAATACTAAAATTGGAATCTCCTTCATCAATTGAAGGACGCTGCCCGTGGAGGACACCGACGCCACTGATGATTTGTGCTCCACGTGAGGCTATTGTAGATTTAAACAGTAATGCAGAATCATCCAATCAGCAGCGCATAATTTTGCTAtagaattggtgaacaagtgcaTAAAATTCTACATAATTACGACAGCAGGTGGAGACCCACGACGTGCTAATGATTTGACGGCAGCAGGGAGACGCACGTCACGACAAAATTAATGATCAAAAGAAGAACACGAAATGGAGGACGAGAGGCACGTAATGAGCGTGTTTTTAATGGTAAAACGAGAATTAAATGAGTGTTTGTTAATTTAAAATCATGGTTTTTATGAAAAGTTAGCTGGTTTGTTACATTGTTGGCGGGAAAAAGAGTTGgctatttatattttttcgtataaaatatatgttaaattacaaaatatacattaaaaatgagttaaatatatatatatatatatatatatatatatatatatatatttatttatacttaAATAAATGGTGATTGATTgtaatgactgattttagtatatatataatatttttgaaattatataCACACAATACTCATTTAACCATATTAATGTTAAATTTGACTATTAATaacataatcaaattaatttaaataatatgtttACAATCTTGcttctatattattttaaatattattatgtaaattataacttaagggtttttatttaaataaaataaaccaatATCATGGATTCtcctaaatcaaattttgaaacgtAAATATCTTCTTCTTAGTATTATATAAATCGTTACGGCATGAGAATTATATAATATGTTAACCATGCCACTCAGGAACAATTTATGCATGGATGACCTAGGGAAATAGGGAGTAAATCGTTGCAGGGCATACAAAGTTATAGGTAACGCATAAATCTTCCCACCCTATAAGAATTCACGTGATTTTGAGTTAAAACACAAAGGCTTGGCACGATTAACGTTTAAAACAAACCCTCTCAAACTTGACACGATTTATGTATAATAGAgtacttttatttataatattttaatttaaattatatctatttaaattttaacttaaaaactaaaaatatattttttataatttcaattattaattttattaataagattaaattaaattaaaaaaagaatactaacaaattataataaaaagagtactaaattttaatacataaatttaagttttttctTAAGAAAATGTCAAAAGGTgttagaaaatattaattttgcataatataaattcatgttgtTTTAAGtaacataaatttaagtttttacgAAATTGTTAGTATTCGTTGTtcataaatttaagtttttatgaaatttttagtatttgagtatcaaattaattattaaaaaaatatgtaactaTATAAGACTTGTGTATATGTATGTAGGCaaagtatttaataaaattttgaaaaaatgataaataGGTGCCTGACCTTTTGTCTCGCGAATATTTTTCTCCTTGagcatttgaaaatacttttaaatccccGACCTTCACAAATCTTGGACGGATGAGTCCCTCCGTCGAATTGCCTCCGTCAGACCCAACGAAAAAGTCTGACGTGGCTCCGTTCGGATGACGTGGCATGATGAGTTGATACCTGGACTGCTAACTGGAATGCTACTTTAAAAAATTGGACAATTAAGTCCCTGCACCATTAAACTACGTCGTTTTGCTTTTATCCCTAATCCTTAAATTGATTGCATTTCTTTCTGAAGGCGAGTGGTGAGAAGCTCAACATGCATCAACCATGGCCGCTAATGGAGCATCATCAACAAAAGCTACTATATTGCCACAACTGCCTCCATACCCTTCAATCTATGATCCTTTACTCCTTCAACAAAAGCTACTATATTGTAATCATTTGGTCAACGAATTGAAGCCCCATTGCACAATTTGCTCGAACTGCAATGGTAAAGAGAGTAGTACTATCTATTTTAGCATTAGTACCTTTATTTCCCAAccgaaacaaaaagaaaagaaacaaccaAGTATACTAAGTTAAAAAAGAGCTCAAAGAAATGCATCTTTCCATTTCAACCAACATACTAAAACTTGAACTTGGGTGGCAGTGAGTAGCTAATTATAGTTTACTCCAAGTATTGAGTTTTGGACGCCAAAAATTTCAAGTACTCAATAGTTTGATCATTGACAAAAAGTAGCTGCTTTCCTTTTGCACCAGGAATCAAGTTCTCAAGAACTCTCAATAATTCTCGAATCTGGTCCTTTTTCAACTGAAAATCACCTGCTATTGATTTACATACTTTCTCAGCGCCAAAATAATTCTGTGATTCAGCATCACTAATGCACTCGTGGTTTTCATTTGGTCTTAACGAACTGGAACTGTCCACAGGTTGTGGTGATCTATTGCAGTCACCATCAACTAGCTTCGGCCTTTTGTTAGGCCAATCATAGCTAGCAACTCCCTCAGTTGTGTGTTGAAATTGTTCTTGCATACCATAGGTCCTTTTAGTAACCAAAGGGGAATGGTCTGTACTTGTTACCTCGTTATCATCACAATCATTAGAATCACTGTCATCATCATCAGAATAAAGCAATGCATTGATTTCCTCTGTGTCTTCATGCATTTCACTTTCTTCATGACCTACATGATCATTATCAGACTTTTTTGGTAAACTGCAATTGGCTAGACCATTTTGACGCATACTACTTGTCCATCCCTTCTCATTTATATCACAAGCTAGAGGAAATTCTCTAGCAGAAATATAGTACCTTTTGTTGATGGTGCTCCATTAGCAGCCATGGTTGATGCAGGTTGAGCCCCTCACCACTGGCCTCCAAAAAGAAACGCAATCAATTTAAGGATTAGGGATCAAAACAAAACGACGTAGTTTAGTGGTGCAGGGACTTAATTGTCCAATTTTTGAAAGTGGCCTTCCAGTCAGTCCAAGTGTCAACCCGTCCTGCCACATCATCCGAACGGAGCCACGTCAGACTTTTCTGTTGGGTCTGACGGAGGCAATTCGACGGAGGGACTCATCCGTCCAAGATTTGTGAAGGTCggggatttaaaagtattttcaaatgtTTAGGGATGAAAATGTCCGTGGggcaaaaggtcagggacctatttgtccttttctctaaaatttttataaagaGCTCCATTAGCCAGAGCCGCCTAAATTATGGATAAAATATGTTTTTCGTTTCctaacatttttaaatttttttaaaatatcttttattatttaattcaatttaattttgtccTTAACATTTGAATTAATCTTCAATTTGACCGTCACCGTTAAATTTAAACGGTCAACCgttaatcaatatttttattctaattttacccttgattatttctttcattttttatttcaatcCTAATTTTAACCCTAAATCCACCCCTCATAATCTTAAATCCTACCACCCTCTAACCATTAATAACCCAACACCTTTTACCTCCACTACCACCAGCTGCCAATCTCTTGTAAAGCTTCCATAGCCCTTTTTCACTCACTCCCtacaaaattatcaaaaaataaaatctttaaaagttcTGAATTCAAACTTTCTATGCATAATTTGCAAGTTTCTACACGACCCAAATGACCAAAAATTCAAACTTCAGACACAATTTGTGCTAATTGAAGCCGGAATTTTCAATAAGTAAAAATAGGTAACACAAAACATTGagagaaatagaaagagatggCGAGCCATTGATGCCATCGTCgacaaaaaatgagaaagaagggaaggATGCGAAGCAGGAACACACACACGCAGAGTGAGAGAGAGATAGCTCGGCAAGAGTGACGAAGAATATGGGAGCCCGTGCCACCGTACCTTGGTCACGGGAGAACGTCGAGCACTGCTACCACAGGAGGATGATGTTGCACCGCCACAGGTATTGTTCGAGGCTGCCATTGCTGTTGTTTTGCCTTGCCCTGTGATGCCCTGTGCCACCCAAAGTGTTGCTGCTAGTGGCGTCCGCTTGATGCGTGAGCacctttcctatcttttcctagtgaatttgcatctaatttgttgagtttaataaagaattaattatcttttagccaatatggatgctactttgagtcttgtgcaattttatttattttaggtagcattcggctagatttgatggagtttctgcagcacaagaatcaaatgaGATGgttgcgaggagcgacgcgcacgcgtgcctaacgcgtgcgcgtgatttggagatatccatggtgacgcgtacacgtgatttgaagatttgctcagcgacgcgtacgcgtgaccgacgtgtccgcgtgacttgcagaaaagaccatcgatacgtacgcgtgactgacgcgtacgcgtgacatgcgccacgtgcaaaaaaTGCAGAAACCGCTGGTGGTGATTTCTGGgtcccattttagcacccaagttaggcgcggatctagtgaagccaagtggtcccacattacaagacgcggagtagttagttaattctgatttaaattcaaatttgattttaaaataggaaaagatattatcttaatttaaaatattatattttaaattaattaggatttgttataaaaaggggagacttctcttctattaggtagattccattagggggattccattaggaaattctatacaaatttacattccacattccatgagcaactaatcctccatttttaaggttaggagctctgtctatttgtatggattgattttcttgctttttctattttaatttatgcatggatttataatttaagaattgttttcgctctttattttatgaatgtgggtggaacggaagtatgaccctttttctatttgagttcttgtaaaacttggaaaagctctttacttgaacaacaacttgaaaacaaatttctcgtaaattttaattatttggatttaacaggatatgtgacatataatcctcttatttttgggtaattagaatttttgtggcatataaactggaatttgaacttcaccttctaattggaattgattgaccaaggaattgacagttaatgaattttagaggaggctAGAAAGGTCTAAAGAATTAAGGTCTAGCCACATATAGTTTGCaaaaaattaaatcctacatgattaaaatagttagtaagaaaagttaatccggaaaaatagataactctgaaaccttaacagttttctccatattttattcccaacttatttatttgtctatccttttTATATTAAGAGTtcaaatttaaaccttttgaatatcgCAAAACCCTTTTCTACTTGCCTAACTAAGCTTATCACTCAATAactgttgcttaatccattaatcctcgtgggatcgacccttactcacataaggtattacttggtacgacccggtgcacttgccggttagtagtgcgggttgtaaaataccgcaccaccGCTCCCACTAAAGTAGTTTTTTGTTCTGCATCTGCACCCTCCACCACCATTTTTGTTCCTTCTTAGTCACACCTCTGCTTGCTGGAACTGCTGCTGGAGGTGGCAATGCGAGACAGATCCAAAAGGTGCCACGAGGTGGAGACCCAGACAGAGGgacggagaagaagagggaggagGAGGAACAATGGTGACGCTAAAAAGCAAGAACGGAGAGGAACATTGCAGAGGAAGGGCATCGGAGATATGTTGGAGAAGATATGTAGATGAGAGTAAAAGAAGAGTTTATGGATTTGAGAGACTGAAGAATGGATGAGTGGATGATAGGAAGAAAGGCTGTGTTTGTGGTTtcgtattctgtttggtgataaactagaacaaattatgaaaatttaatttattctcatttttttcattttaaaatttgagacaaaaaatataataataaaaatataataatgaaaaattaacaagaatgatgaaagaaaaaatgaaaaagaagttgTGTTCCTTATTAGTGTCTATGTGTCCTTCTTGTCAAGAtgaacacaaaatacactaaatcAGTATCTCTGGACATATTATCTCTGTCCATGTTTCTTTTGTCAAACTCGATTTTGTGTCTTAGTGTCCTGTCTCTATAAACAAACGCAAACAAAGGTTTCAAGATAAAgctggaataaaaatgttgaCCAACAGTTGACTACTTAAAATTTAAcattaaagataaaattgaaagttATTTCAAAcattaagaaaaaaattgaatcGAATTAAAAGTTAAAtgtatttttgaataattttaaaaatgttaaagACAAAAAGCATATTTTACCCCCTAAATTGTTTAGGGAAAGATCCTAACTCATTATGacgtatttatttattattagtaataaaatttattatatttctaaATAGTCTCaaacagagacactaacaaagaacacatttaataaaatttgtttgaaatgTTAAGAATTAAAACTcatttaagatttaattttttttcttactttggaataactacaaattaattatttgaattcTTTTGAGAATTTCAATTCCCATTTTTCCTCGTTTATAAATCAATTCT from Arachis hypogaea cultivar Tifrunner chromosome 10, arahy.Tifrunner.gnm2.J5K5, whole genome shotgun sequence includes:
- the LOC112717827 gene encoding transcription factor bHLH143-like, with translation MAASNNTCGGATSSSCGSSARRSPVTKGVSEKGLWKLYKRLAAGGSGGHEESEMHEDTEEINALLYSDDDDSDSNDCDDNEVTSTDHSPLVTKRTYGMQEQFQHTTEGVASYDWPNKRPKLVDGDCNRSPQPVDSSSSLRPNENHECISDAESQNYFGAEKVCKSIAGDFQLKKDQIRELLRVLENLIPGAKGKQLLFVNDQTIEYLKFLASKTQYLE